In one window of Pseudomonas chlororaphis subsp. chlororaphis DNA:
- a CDS encoding amidase, protein MSIVVQDLALGGDGLSVMVKDTIDIAGYPTRASSNALVDAPAAGEHAQVVRALLGAGCRITGKTSLHELAFGTTGLNAWTGTAANPRYPGYIPGGSSSGSAAAVAGGLCDFALGTDTGGSVRIPAACCGVFGLKPTFGRISRQGVMPTHSTLDCVGPLARDMDRLIEAMGIIDPTFAPVPLPEHLAIGVVAVEVHEQIQAVVNQALGRSHFKLLEQTLPGMSAAYGAGMAIINAETWAACGHLLQTGRVGSDVADRLRAASLTTAKFVEEAEITRRAFTAEVDAALAITPILAMPTMPDFPLRVVDAADTRAALGMTSLVRAFNLSGHPALSIPLESASGLPIGLQLIAAHGADELLCAVARELVRRLEE, encoded by the coding sequence ATGTCGATCGTTGTCCAGGATTTAGCTTTAGGGGGAGATGGCCTTTCGGTCATGGTGAAGGACACCATCGATATCGCGGGCTATCCGACCCGTGCTTCAAGCAACGCACTGGTCGATGCTCCGGCGGCCGGCGAGCATGCCCAAGTGGTCCGGGCGCTCCTGGGTGCGGGCTGCCGGATCACCGGCAAAACCAGCCTGCATGAACTGGCTTTCGGGACTACCGGCCTCAACGCCTGGACGGGCACGGCAGCCAATCCGCGCTACCCGGGCTATATACCGGGTGGCTCCTCCAGCGGTTCGGCGGCGGCGGTGGCGGGCGGGCTTTGCGACTTCGCGCTGGGCACCGATACCGGGGGCTCGGTACGGATTCCCGCGGCGTGCTGCGGGGTTTTCGGCCTCAAGCCTACCTTTGGCCGGATCAGTCGCCAGGGTGTCATGCCGACGCACAGCACCCTCGATTGCGTAGGCCCCCTGGCGCGGGATATGGATCGCTTGATCGAAGCGATGGGCATCATCGATCCCACGTTCGCCCCCGTCCCGCTGCCCGAGCATCTTGCTATCGGCGTAGTCGCGGTGGAGGTCCACGAACAGATCCAGGCGGTGGTTAACCAGGCGCTGGGGCGTTCGCACTTCAAGCTGCTTGAGCAGACGCTGCCTGGTATGTCCGCAGCGTATGGCGCCGGGATGGCGATCATCAACGCCGAAACCTGGGCCGCGTGCGGTCATCTGCTGCAAACCGGCCGGGTCGGCAGCGATGTCGCCGACCGTTTGCGCGCAGCCAGCCTGACCACGGCCAAGTTCGTTGAAGAAGCCGAAATCACCCGTCGCGCGTTTACCGCAGAAGTGGACGCAGCCCTGGCGATCACCCCAATCCTGGCCATGCCGACCATGCCCGACTTCCCATTGCGGGTCGTCGATGCGGCCGACACTCGCGCCGCCCTGGGCATGACCTCACTGGTGCGCGCTTTCAATCTTTCCGGTCATCCGGCTCTGAGCATTCCTCTGGAAAGCGCTTCGGGGCTCCCGATAGGCCTGCAACTCATTGCCGCCCATGGCGCGGACGAACTGCTGTGTGCAGTCGCCCGCGAGCTGGTCCGGCGCCTGGAAGAGTAA
- a CDS encoding acyl-CoA dehydrogenase family protein — protein sequence MTAPSELNHQRRVPITANEAFQNLLVEIRTRARNEEFDQQKCISQDVIEQFRTLGVYRALVPKRFGGDERSPAEFCQMVEDISIADGSAGWVASFGMSPVYLAALPLETLQKIYADSPDVVFAGGIFPPQPAPFVEGGLEVNGRWKFSSGCMGASLIGVGISPKNGEMLGLPRLAVMPREKVRIEQTWNVVGLVGTGSHDVVVEGVVVPEEWTFVRGGPSSLDEPFFRYPSLSFATQVLSVVGLGVARAALDELSGMASGRISVTGAPSLSDRPLAQVEMAKAEAALRAARSWFYQAIDDAWASVLAGDPVSVEQTNMLRLSSTHATRVSADVARTAQMLSGMSGVYRTSPLSRFVNDTQVITQHAFMGDMTYQNAGAIFFGNKPLPGYL from the coding sequence ATGACTGCGCCAAGCGAGCTGAATCACCAGCGCCGTGTGCCGATCACGGCGAATGAAGCCTTTCAGAATCTGTTGGTCGAGATTCGCACGCGTGCCCGGAATGAAGAATTCGACCAGCAAAAATGCATCTCGCAGGATGTCATCGAACAGTTCCGCACGCTCGGCGTCTATCGTGCCCTGGTGCCCAAGCGCTTCGGCGGTGACGAGCGCTCACCGGCCGAGTTTTGCCAGATGGTCGAGGACATCTCCATCGCCGATGGGTCCGCCGGCTGGGTCGCCAGCTTCGGCATGAGCCCGGTTTATCTGGCGGCGCTACCGCTGGAAACCCTGCAGAAAATCTACGCCGACTCGCCTGACGTGGTATTCGCCGGCGGGATCTTCCCACCGCAGCCCGCGCCATTTGTCGAAGGTGGCCTGGAGGTGAACGGGCGCTGGAAATTTTCCAGCGGCTGCATGGGGGCGTCGCTGATCGGGGTGGGCATCAGCCCGAAGAACGGCGAGATGCTCGGCCTTCCACGGCTGGCGGTGATGCCTCGGGAAAAGGTGCGGATCGAGCAAACCTGGAACGTCGTCGGCCTGGTCGGCACCGGCAGCCATGACGTCGTCGTCGAAGGCGTCGTGGTGCCTGAGGAGTGGACGTTCGTTCGCGGCGGTCCTTCGAGTCTTGACGAGCCGTTTTTCCGCTATCCGTCCCTGTCGTTCGCCACTCAGGTCTTGTCGGTGGTCGGCCTGGGCGTTGCGCGCGCTGCCCTCGACGAGTTGAGTGGCATGGCCAGTGGCCGAATCTCCGTGACCGGTGCGCCGTCATTGTCCGACCGGCCGCTGGCTCAGGTCGAAATGGCCAAGGCCGAAGCGGCGCTGCGCGCTGCGCGGTCGTGGTTCTACCAGGCGATCGACGATGCCTGGGCCAGCGTCCTGGCCGGCGATCCGGTGAGTGTCGAGCAGACCAATATGCTGCGCTTGTCCTCGACCCATGCCACTCGTGTCTCGGCCGATGTAGCGCGCACCGCGCAAATGCTTTCGGGTATGAGCGGGGTGTACCGTACCAGCCCCCTGTCGCGCTTCGTCAACGACACCCAGGTCATTACCCAGCACGCCTTCATGGGCGACATGACTTACCAGAACGCCGGCGCGATTTTCTTCGGCAATAAGCCGCTGCCGGGCTACCTGTAA
- a CDS encoding nuclear transport factor 2 family protein, with amino-acid sequence MSSQEHLRALEQRLQQLESENAIRACMNRYMFLCDELGVGSPLEELAALFTAQAIWEGKGARYQNSFGGYRGREAIKAMFATYMVEPAHFSLNVHFLTSELIRVSGETADASWVMLQASTFASGASHLNSARLSVRFAQEQGQWRMAHFQTENLFSRPVDTWNSAAHLPVPGQSGE; translated from the coding sequence ATGTCATCACAAGAGCATTTGCGCGCACTGGAGCAGCGGCTCCAACAGCTGGAAAGCGAGAACGCCATTCGCGCCTGCATGAACCGCTACATGTTCCTGTGCGATGAACTGGGCGTGGGCTCCCCCCTCGAGGAGCTGGCCGCTCTGTTCACGGCGCAGGCGATCTGGGAAGGCAAGGGAGCCAGGTACCAGAACAGCTTCGGCGGTTACCGCGGGCGTGAGGCGATCAAAGCGATGTTTGCGACCTACATGGTCGAACCTGCGCACTTTTCGCTGAACGTGCATTTCCTGACCTCGGAGCTGATCCGGGTCAGCGGCGAGACCGCGGATGCCAGTTGGGTGATGTTGCAGGCCTCGACCTTTGCCTCGGGTGCCTCGCACCTCAACAGCGCTCGCCTCAGCGTGCGGTTCGCCCAGGAACAGGGGCAGTGGCGCATGGCGCACTTTCAGACCGAGAACCTGTTCAGTCGCCCGGTCGATACCTGGAATAGCGCCGCCCACCTGCCCGTACCTGGCCAATCCGGGGAGTGA
- a CDS encoding aromatic ring-hydroxylating oxygenase subunit alpha → MNNLINTVTLDASPSDLVLHDRVHTSMYTDGKLFEQELDKIFYSTWIWVAHASEIPDSGSYKSTYVGKQPVIVVRDRKKDVHVLLNRCRHRGATVCEHKKGKTNSFVCPYHGWSYALDGSLRGVPHPESYGDCLEKADLPLVGLRVEQYNGMIFATFKDDIEPLVDFLGPAKKWIDLFMKQGAGYPVKVGGEHRFRFPGNWKIQLENTTDAYHFPLVHKSFLSSVDEQTLELFDFVKGPGYVEDLGNGHSVMVMIPDLVDLEANLDLPIPARFEDLAAQLRAEGQDEESVRRIVRAVGGSGFNLNLFPNVACSMAFFRVLQPIAVDETEIHHAVITMDGGPAVANRYRLRLHEHFQGPMGFGTPDDSEAWERVQRGASAGTDLWIMLNRGLPGEKESEDGRVSDVSAETGMRAGYQQWKKMMSA, encoded by the coding sequence GTGAATAACCTGATAAACACCGTAACGCTGGACGCCAGCCCCTCCGACCTGGTTCTGCATGACCGTGTTCACACGTCGATGTACACCGATGGCAAGCTCTTCGAGCAGGAACTGGACAAGATTTTCTACAGCACCTGGATCTGGGTCGCGCATGCCAGCGAGATTCCCGATTCCGGCAGCTACAAGAGCACTTACGTCGGCAAGCAGCCGGTAATCGTCGTACGCGACCGCAAGAAAGACGTGCATGTGTTGCTCAATCGCTGCCGCCATCGTGGCGCAACGGTGTGCGAACACAAGAAGGGCAAGACCAACAGTTTCGTCTGCCCTTATCACGGCTGGAGCTACGCCCTGGATGGCAGCCTGCGTGGTGTGCCGCACCCGGAAAGTTACGGCGATTGCCTGGAAAAGGCCGACTTGCCTTTGGTCGGCCTGCGTGTCGAGCAATACAACGGCATGATCTTCGCCACCTTCAAGGATGATATCGAGCCCCTCGTCGACTTCCTCGGCCCGGCGAAGAAGTGGATTGACCTGTTCATGAAGCAGGGCGCCGGTTACCCGGTCAAGGTGGGAGGCGAGCATCGCTTCCGCTTCCCCGGCAACTGGAAAATCCAGCTGGAAAACACCACCGATGCCTATCACTTCCCGCTGGTGCACAAGTCGTTCCTGTCGTCCGTGGATGAACAGACGCTGGAGCTGTTCGATTTCGTCAAAGGGCCGGGCTACGTCGAAGACCTCGGCAACGGCCACAGCGTGATGGTGATGATCCCCGACCTGGTCGATCTGGAGGCCAATCTCGATTTGCCGATCCCGGCGCGCTTTGAGGATCTGGCCGCGCAACTGCGCGCCGAAGGCCAGGACGAGGAATCGGTCCGCCGTATCGTACGCGCGGTAGGCGGTTCGGGCTTCAACCTCAACCTGTTCCCGAACGTCGCTTGTTCCATGGCGTTCTTCCGGGTGCTGCAACCCATCGCAGTGGACGAAACCGAAATCCATCACGCGGTGATCACCATGGACGGTGGCCCGGCCGTGGCCAACCGTTATCGCCTGCGCCTGCATGAGCACTTCCAGGGCCCGATGGGGTTTGGCACGCCGGACGATTCCGAGGCATGGGAGCGCGTACAGCGCGGCGCCAGTGCCGGCACCGATCTGTGGATCATGCTCAATCGCGGCCTGCCGGGCGAAAAGGAGTCGGAAGACGGGCGGGTGAGCGATGTGAGTGCCGAGACCGGCATGCGCGCTGGCTACCAGCAGTGGAAAAAGATGATGTCGGCCTGA
- a CDS encoding aromatic-ring-hydroxylating dioxygenase subunit beta, with protein sequence MNLQLLNQVSAFIWQEADMLDHGDFVEWLDLWTENATYIIPIDPLETDFENTLNYAYDDHHMRQLRVARLTSGESISTTPRARTVRSQSRFRLLSDRDGVVTVRCAQNLREFRKDVLKQYTADVTFELVLSGDSFKIQRKLIQLINSTDTLAGIGYIL encoded by the coding sequence ATCAATCTGCAATTGCTCAACCAGGTCAGCGCTTTCATTTGGCAGGAAGCGGACATGCTCGATCACGGCGATTTTGTCGAATGGCTCGATCTGTGGACCGAGAACGCGACTTACATCATCCCGATCGATCCGCTGGAAACCGATTTCGAGAACACCCTGAACTACGCCTACGACGATCACCACATGCGTCAGTTGCGCGTGGCCCGATTGACCAGCGGCGAGTCGATTTCGACCACCCCGCGGGCGCGCACCGTGCGCAGTCAGTCGCGCTTTCGCCTGTTGTCGGATCGAGACGGGGTGGTCACCGTGCGTTGCGCACAGAACCTGCGCGAGTTCCGCAAGGATGTGCTCAAGCAGTACACCGCCGATGTCACATTCGAGCTGGTGCTCAGCGGTGACAGTTTCAAGATCCAGCGCAAGCTGATTCAACTGATCAACTCCACCGATACCCTCGCGGGTATCGGTTACATCCTCTGA
- a CDS encoding SDR family NAD(P)-dependent oxidoreductase → MTQVALVTGAAQGLGRSIAEQLLNSGYRVVISDRSLESAQATAAELDATGERVLALKLDVSSKVDFEDALAAVVAHWGALQVVVNNAAMTMTTPVMQISPEEFDRVVSVNQRGTFVGCQVFGSYLATRGYGRIINMASLAGQNGGTATGAHYAASKGAIITLTKVFAKELAASGVTVNAIAPGPVESPAVRAAVPPERLEKLIEAIPVKQLGNAAFIGRLIVQLASEDAYFTTGATWDVNGGLFMR, encoded by the coding sequence ATGACACAGGTTGCATTGGTCACCGGAGCGGCCCAGGGGCTGGGCAGGAGCATTGCCGAGCAACTGCTGAACAGCGGCTACCGGGTCGTGATCAGCGACCGCTCGCTGGAGTCGGCGCAAGCCACCGCCGCTGAGCTGGACGCTACTGGCGAACGGGTGCTGGCACTCAAGCTCGACGTGTCGAGCAAGGTCGATTTCGAGGACGCTCTGGCGGCTGTCGTCGCGCATTGGGGGGCGTTGCAGGTGGTGGTGAACAACGCCGCGATGACCATGACCACGCCCGTGATGCAGATCAGCCCGGAAGAGTTCGATCGGGTGGTGAGCGTTAACCAGCGCGGCACGTTTGTCGGCTGCCAAGTGTTCGGCAGCTATCTGGCGACCCGGGGGTACGGGAGGATCATCAATATGGCCTCCCTGGCCGGGCAGAACGGCGGCACCGCGACCGGCGCGCATTACGCCGCCTCCAAGGGCGCAATCATCACCTTGACCAAGGTCTTTGCCAAAGAGCTGGCGGCCTCCGGTGTCACGGTCAACGCCATCGCCCCGGGCCCTGTCGAGTCGCCGGCGGTACGTGCCGCCGTGCCGCCCGAGCGCCTGGAAAAACTGATAGAGGCGATTCCGGTCAAGCAATTGGGCAACGCCGCATTCATCGGCAGGCTGATCGTGCAACTGGCCAGCGAAGACGCCTACTTCACCACCGGGGCGACCTGGGACGTGAACGGCGGGCTCTTCATGCGCTGA
- a CDS encoding PDR/VanB family oxidoreductase — MSDQLLKVIVHKREEQGEGVVVLDLSDASGQPLPAFEAGAHVDIHLKAGLVRQYSLCGDPANASAYRLGVLKDPASRGGSVAVHEWLQEGREIEISLPRNHFPLASDARRSILIGGGIGITPMVAMAYALNARGSDFELHYCGRSRSRSAFLDELGSAAFASRLHTHFDDEAVEQKLDLSRVLGTPQAGVHLYVCGPSGFMDWIIAQALEAGYADDHVHREYFQVEVDTSGAGFEVVAQRSGKTVQVVEGQSIVEALAAVGIRIEVSCEQGVCGTCLCDVIEGEPDHRDVYLTDDEKSANDQILVCCSRAKSKKLVLDI, encoded by the coding sequence ATGAGCGATCAATTATTGAAAGTTATCGTGCACAAGCGCGAAGAGCAGGGCGAAGGTGTCGTCGTGCTGGATCTGAGCGATGCGTCGGGACAGCCCTTGCCCGCGTTCGAGGCGGGCGCGCATGTCGATATCCATCTCAAGGCTGGGCTGGTTCGTCAGTATTCGCTGTGTGGCGATCCGGCCAACGCCAGCGCCTATCGCTTGGGGGTACTCAAGGATCCCGCCTCGCGGGGCGGTTCGGTGGCGGTGCATGAGTGGTTGCAAGAAGGGCGCGAGATCGAGATCAGCCTGCCGCGCAATCACTTTCCGCTGGCCAGCGATGCCAGGCGCTCGATCCTGATCGGTGGCGGTATCGGCATTACCCCGATGGTCGCCATGGCCTACGCATTGAATGCCCGCGGCAGCGATTTCGAACTGCACTATTGCGGCCGCTCGCGCAGTCGCAGCGCCTTTCTCGACGAGTTGGGCAGCGCTGCGTTTGCTTCCCGGTTGCACACGCATTTCGACGACGAAGCCGTCGAACAGAAACTCGACCTGTCCAGGGTGCTGGGCACCCCCCAGGCCGGTGTACACCTGTATGTCTGCGGACCGTCCGGCTTCATGGACTGGATCATTGCCCAGGCCCTGGAAGCAGGTTACGCCGACGATCATGTGCACCGCGAATACTTCCAGGTCGAAGTCGACACCTCGGGCGCGGGCTTCGAAGTGGTTGCCCAGCGTAGTGGCAAGACCGTCCAGGTGGTCGAGGGCCAGAGCATTGTCGAGGCACTGGCTGCCGTGGGCATCAGGATTGAAGTGTCCTGTGAGCAGGGCGTTTGCGGCACCTGCTTGTGCGACGTTATCGAAGGCGAACCGGATCACCGCGACGTGTATCTCACGGATGACGAAAAATCCGCCAATGACCAGATTCTGGTGTGCTGTTCCCGAGCCAAATCCAAGAAGCTGGTGCTGGATATCTGA
- a CDS encoding flavin reductase: MVDTTGFRNSMAMLGGAVSIITTDGPAGRFGFTASAVCSVTDQPPTLLVCMNRSSFSNVHFKSNGVLSVNVLTPGHQEVSGAFSNRNLDAEQRFSCASWTTLESGAPLLDEALVSFDCRIAQAHEVGSHTIFYCEVLGIRNGESQEGLVYFNRAYHRLGDASKATP, encoded by the coding sequence ATGGTCGATACAACGGGATTTCGTAACTCAATGGCAATGCTCGGTGGTGCGGTTTCGATCATCACCACCGATGGCCCTGCGGGTCGTTTCGGCTTCACCGCTTCGGCGGTGTGCAGCGTGACCGACCAGCCGCCGACACTGTTGGTGTGCATGAATCGCTCGTCGTTTTCCAATGTGCATTTCAAGAGTAATGGGGTGCTGAGCGTTAACGTCCTGACGCCGGGGCACCAGGAGGTATCGGGGGCGTTTTCCAACCGCAACCTCGATGCCGAGCAGCGCTTTTCCTGCGCATCCTGGACCACCCTGGAAAGTGGGGCGCCACTGCTCGATGAGGCACTGGTGAGTTTTGACTGCCGCATCGCCCAGGCTCATGAAGTCGGATCGCACACAATTTTCTATTGCGAAGTCCTGGGTATCCGTAATGGCGAAAGCCAGGAAGGCCTGGTGTATTTCAATCGCGCCTACCACCGCTTGGGAGATGCATCCAAAGCAACTCCCTGA